The Candidatus Marinimicrobia bacterium CG08_land_8_20_14_0_20_45_22 DNA segment TATGCGCAATTGTTAATTTACTTTGAGGAAATTTTAAAGAATTATGTCTAACTTGTTTATGAGTTTACACACTTTGATTTACACAACCAATTATTTCTCCTTGAGGATAAATTATTTCTCTTCAAAGGTAAATAATTTCAGTTCAAGGGTATTTTATTTTGCTTCAAGGTAATTTATCTCAGAATCTGCACAATAAACTATGTCAATCATTTCCTCTGTGTTTGGAATGGATTGTTTTGTCGGTTTCCCAAACCGTTCTGTTTGGATTTGATGGGTTGTTATTTTTATTGTAGAGACGCCCAAATTGGGCGTCTTTTTACCTGATTTGCGGTAATTTGTATAGGAGACGCCCGGATCGGGCGTCTCTACGGAAATGTTGCATATCAATGATGAATTAACTGTTGGCACAATCAATACATCTCATACTTTGCCAGCCGACCGTCCAGCGCGCCGTTGACCAGCGGCTTTTTCCACGTCGGTTTGAGGCCGATGAACTTCAGCAATTCCTTGTCGCCGACATAGATGTATGCCGTCGATCCTTTGCATTTTTGTTTGAGATAATCGCCGAGATAGGTGTAGAGTTTGGCGATCTCTTCCGGATTTCCCTCGCGGATTCCATAAGGCGGATTACAGACGATGACACGATTTTCGAGGTTGTCGATTTTCATAAAATTCAACATCTTTATTGTGACGCGGTTGCCGGAAGAAATATGATTGACATTTTCGATCGCGATTTTAGTCGCTCGTCCGGAAACGTCGCTTCCGGCAATGAGTCCTTCCGGCAGTTGCCGAAAGTTGTGATAGGCTTCTTCCCTGACGGTTTCCCAGACGGTTTTGTCGAAATCCGGCAGAAACATGAACCCGAAGTTTTTCCGCAGATAACCCGCCGGAATCCGGCAGTACGACATCAACGCCTCGCAGAGCAGAGTTCCCGAACCGCACATCGGATCGTATAAAGGTTTTTCACCCTGCCACTCGGTCAACCGGATGATGGCGGCGGCAAGTGTTTCCATCATCGGCGAAACGCCGGTTTCCGTTCGATAACCGCGCCGGTGAAGCGAACCGCCGGAAGTATCCAGACTAAGCACGGCATGATTATTTTCGATATGAATATTGATCCAGACATCCGGCGTAACCGGTTCGACGTTTGGGCGACTGCCGAATTTTTCACGGAAGCAATCGACGATGGCGTCTTTCACTTTGAGCGCGGCGTATTGAGAATGCGTGATGTGGCTGTTGGCGACCGACGCGAAGACCGCAAAGGTTTGATCCACGCGGAAGAGCGTCGTCCAATCGACAGACTTCGCCACTTTATACAGATAATCCGTACTATGGCAATTGAACGAGATAAGCGGCGCAAGAATCCGTGTCGCCAACCGCGTTTGATAATTTAAAATGTATAATGTTCGTGGATCGGCTTCAAACTGAATGCCGCGATACGAAAGTTTGACGTTCTGCGCACCAAGTTCGGTAAATTCTTCCGCTCCGTGTTCTTCCATTCCACCCGCAATCAACGCAAAGTATTGGCCACTTTTTTGATATTCAAACATTGTTTTCGTTCACTCTCTTTCCCCACCAGCGTTTTTTAATAAGACGCCGCTTTGGGTCATCGGACCCGGAATTCGGTTTTCTTGAAAAGCCTGTTGAATGCGGAGGTAGAATTCGTTTCGGATCGCAAACTGCGCGGTGAACTCCTTAACTTTTATGAAAACATTGAAGTTGATATTCCCATCGTTAACCGAATTCAGACTGAGCGACGGACCGGCATCGGTAACGCCGCCGGGGATTTCTTTCAAAATGTCCCGCGCAATCTGAATGACCAATTTTTCGACTATTTTGAAATCGACCGAAAGCGGCAATGCGACGGTCAGTTCCTTTTCTGGTTTATTATAGTTAGTGATGATCGAAGTCGAAATTTTCACGTTTGGCATAATGATCATATTACTTGCCAGCGATTGAATCGTCGTATTCCGCCAATTGATGTCTTTGACAATTCCTTCATCGCCGGTTTCAAGTTTGACGTAGTCGCCCGGCGAAACCAATCGCGATGCTATGATATGCATTCCGGCAAAAAGGTTCGAAAGTGTATCCTGTAAAGCCAATGCAACCGCCAAACCGCCAACGCCCAATGCGGTCAGAATCGGTGAAATTGAAATGCCTGAATATTGAAGAATTATCAAAATACCGAGAATAATCACAGTTATTTTGGCGATATTGGTGAACAATGAAACCGACGGGAATTGATGTTTGTGCGCGTAAAATTGAATGAAACCGGTGGAAAGCCGTGAAATCATAACCGTCGCAATTAAAATGATCAAAACGATCAGCACTTTATTGATGATGACAAAGATTTCATGCTTGATCGGCATATAGGCCAACGCACCGTAAATTCCGAGAATTCCTGCCATAGCCGTCGGAATTTTATTCAGCGAAACATTGACGATGTCGTAAGAATTCAACTTAGTGCGCTGAATGACTTTTCTCAGTTTGTTAGAAATTATTCTTTCGACGAGAACACCGATAAAAAATCCAAATAAAACGATCACGGCCGGAATTAACCAGTCGAATATCGTTCCTGTTAGGTGATTCATTCGATTTTCCTGTTATTTGAAGATTTATTTGCGCTCGGAACGTTGTTCGATTCGCTCCATGTGCCCATTTTGCTGTATTTTTCGATTCGTTTCCGAATCAGTTCATCCGTCGGAATTGTTATTAATTCGGAAAGATATTTTAAAATTGCAGATTTTAATGTCTGAGCCGTCTGTTCCGGGTTCCGATGCGCTCCGCCAAGCGGTTCTGGGAGAATTTCGTCTGAGATGCCCAAACTTTCCAAATCACGTGAGGTGACTTTCATGGCTTCTGCGGCAACAGACGCTTTTGATGAATCATGGTATAAAATAGAAGCACAACCTTCCGGCGAAATGACGGAAAACCAGGTGTTTTCCAGAAGAAGAATCTTATCGCCAACACCAATTCCCAATGCGCCGCCGCTGGCGCCTTCGCCGATGATGATACAAATAATCGGAGTTTTGAGTCTGGACATCTCAAATAGGTTTTTTGCAATGGCTTCCGCCTGCCCGCGTTCCTCAGCGCCAATTCCCGGAAATGCACCCTGCGTGTCGATAAATGTGATGACCGGCTTATGAAATTTCTCTGCCAATTTCATCGCTCTCAAGGCTTTACGATAACCTTCTGGATGCGGCATTCCAAAATTACGGAAAAGGTTTTCCTTGGTATTCTTTCCTTTTTGATGGCCGATGACGACGCACTGAAAGTCATCAATCGTGGCAAAACCGGCGACGATTGCCTTATCGTCGGAAAAATAGCGATCGCCATGAATTTCGATGAAGTCCGTGCAAATCCGGTTTAGATAATCCAATGTCGTCGGTCTATCCGGATGTCTTGCTAACTGAACTTTTTGCCAGCGCGTTAGATTTGAATGAATTTTAACGATGGTTCTATTCAGTTTTTCTTCGGCTTTTTGAATATCAGCGCTCAGATCGACATTTTCGAGTGAAGACATCTCATACATTTCCTCGATTTTTTTCTCGAGTTCGATGATCGGTTTTTCAAAATCCAATACTATTTCAGACATAATCTTGCCTAAATTTTTAACAGTGATTTTAAGATGATTTCTAAATCCAAAAACAGCGTGTGGTTCTGCAGATAGTAATGTTCGTAACTCTGTTTATCTTGTTCGTCAGGACGATGATTTCCCTGTAGTTGTGATAAACCCGTCAGCCCCGGCTTACAACGAAACATCCTGTTGTCGGAATTTGCCGTCAACAGATCGTTACCGACAAAACTCAAGTCTCCGGAAAGAATGGAAAATAGCAAAGGAAACCGTTCGATAAAAATGCTACTACCATTATTCCACTTTTTTTGGAATAACCGGGCGATAAATTGTCGGTGTTCTTCCCGTAAAAATTCCACTTTCCGCAAGCGATACCCGCGAATCCATGCGTAAGGAAAAATAAAAGGCGTTAGCAGGAGCGCGCCTATAGTTGAAAAAAGAATATCAAATAACCGTTTCTCAAGACGATTTCCAAACGAATACAAATTATAATCCAGTTCGATCAACGGGATGTCTTCGATTTTCTCAACGCTGGATTTTCCAAGAATAAAATCGAGGTTTTTCGGAACGATTTTAACATTGACATGCGATCCTTTGACGTCGTCAATTACATTAAGAATGTCGTCGTTGCTGAAGCGATCGGTCGTGAAAATAATTTCGTTGGCTTTCTGAATTCGGAGGATTTCCTTAAGATCATCCATCGTTCCGAGAAACGAAAAACCGGCGATTTTTTCGTGAACGAACTTTTTATCGACAAAACCAAGAATCTCGAATCCGTGCTCAATATGCGTCTGCAGTTTCTTGGCAATACGCTTCCCTTCTTCACCACAGCCGGCGATGATCGTACGTCGCGACAGTAATGCCTTGGATAGCGAAGACGCCGGTCGAATGATATTTCTTCGCTGAAAAATGATCATCATCAATCGCCATCCCGGAAGTAGAAGCATTACAATAATGAAACTCCAAACAATCATTCGTGGCGAATAGACTAACTGTTTAAAAGCCGAATTGAAAATGATCGACGCCGCAAAACTCGTCACGGAGGCGACAATGGCTCGAGAATATGACAATTCGCGACGATCGTATAATCCGATGACGTATCCGGTTCCCAGCCACAACAGCAAGTAAAAAACCAGCATGGAAATCAATGTGGAATAATCCGGAAGAGGACGCGGTTGCAATTGGTGAGCGATCAAAATCGACACACACAATAGAAAACCGTCAAACAACATCACAATCTGCTTGTGAATAAGACGTCCGATGATTGAAATGACGCCTCGGAGATAAATACCAATGCGCAATGGAATTCCCAGAAATATTGAATAACTTTTCCGGAAGTTTTTCTTTACGAAGATGTCCATCGCCCTGTAAAATGTGATAAAATTATCAAAGGTTGCTAACTTAGTGCTTTCTCCTTTATAGTGAATAATCTTGGTATAAGGCACATAAAAAATCTTCCATCCAGACTGTTTGATCCGATAGCAAAAATCCAGATCCTCGCCGTACATGAAATAAGTTTCATCCAGACCGCCGATCTTTTCCAAAACTGCACGCCTGAACATTAAAAACGATCCGCTGATCGCATCTACTTCTGCAAGTTGGTCGGGATCAAGGTAAGTTAGATTATATCTCCCAAACCACTTGACTTTGGGAAATAACCAACTTAAGCCAATGATCTTAGGAAGTGCCGTCATCGGAGTCGGAAAACTTCGGCGACATGCTTGTTGTAACGAACCGTCAGTGTTGAGAATCTTGCATCCGGCGGCGCCAACGTCGTCACGACTCCTAAAAAAGTCGATCATTGTGCTAATTGTATCTTCTTGAATGAGAGTATCAGGATTTAGAAGTAAAATATACTGTCCATTGGCGATTTTTATGCCTTGGTTGCAGGCGGCGGCAAAACCCCGATTCTCTTTATTGGCAATCAACTTGAAATCTGGAAATTTAAACCGCACCATTTCGTCGCTACCATCGGCAGAATTGTTATCAACAACAATAATTTCGCCGGAAATACCTTCCAAAGATTTGATCAGCGAAACAATGCACTGATAAAGGAATTCTTTTACATTGTAACTGACGATGATAATGGAAATGGTCATCAGCGCAACATCCGTGTTAAACTAAGAAATTTCAATTTCCAAACCATGAATATGGCTTCCCAAACGATATTACGGGACATTTTCGATTTGCCTTCCGATCGTTCAACAAAAACGATGGGGATTTCCGTTACATTAAATCCTTTATCCCAGGCGCGAAAATCCATTTCGATTTGAAAGGAATAGCCGGATGATTTGATTCGGTTTAGATCGATATTTTCTAGCACTTTTCTGCGAAAGCATTTAAATCCAGCGGTGGCGTCTTTCAGCGGCATTCTCGTCACAAACCGCGTGTAATAATTAGCGCCATAACTCAGTAAAAGGCGTTTAATCGGCCAATTAATAACGTTGACGCCATTACAATACCGCGAGCCGACGACAAGATCGTAACCGGACTCGCATTTTTCAATCAATCTCGGAACGTCATCCGGATTATGAGACAGATCGGCGTCCATTTCTATAATGTATTCATAATCGCGTTCCAGAGCCCACTGAAAGCCCATGGCGTATGCGGTTCCAAGCCCTAATTTTCC contains these protein-coding regions:
- a CDS encoding acetyl-CoA carboxylase carboxyl transferase subunit alpha (catalyzes the carboxylation of acetyl-CoA to malonyl-CoA; forms a tetramer composed of two alpha (AccA) and two beta (AccD) subunits; one of the two catalytic subunits that can form the acetyl CoA carboxylase enzyme together with a carrier protein) translates to MSEIVLDFEKPIIELEKKIEEMYEMSSLENVDLSADIQKAEEKLNRTIVKIHSNLTRWQKVQLARHPDRPTTLDYLNRICTDFIEIHGDRYFSDDKAIVAGFATIDDFQCVVIGHQKGKNTKENLFRNFGMPHPEGYRKALRAMKLAEKFHKPVITFIDTQGAFPGIGAEERGQAEAIAKNLFEMSRLKTPIICIIIGEGASGGALGIGVGDKILLLENTWFSVISPEGCASILYHDSSKASVAAEAMKVTSRDLESLGISDEILPEPLGGAHRNPEQTAQTLKSAILKYLSELITIPTDELIRKRIEKYSKMGTWSESNNVPSANKSSNNRKIE
- a CDS encoding dolichyl-phosphate beta-D-mannosyltransferase translates to MKSLVIVPTYNEKENIQAVIEKLRSLRIQSDILIIDDNSPDGTAQIVRNLQPKFENIYLLERPGKLGLGTAYAMGFQWALERDYEYIIEMDADLSHNPDDVPRLIEKCESGYDLVVGSRYCNGVNVINWPIKRLLLSYGANYYTRFVTRMPLKDATAGFKCFRRKVLENIDLNRIKSSGYSFQIEMDFRAWDKGFNVTEIPIVFVERSEGKSKMSRNIVWEAIFMVWKLKFLSLTRMLR
- a CDS encoding RNA methyltransferase, coding for MFEYQKSGQYFALIAGGMEEHGAEEFTELGAQNVKLSYRGIQFEADPRTLYILNYQTRLATRILAPLISFNCHSTDYLYKVAKSVDWTTLFRVDQTFAVFASVANSHITHSQYAALKVKDAIVDCFREKFGSRPNVEPVTPDVWINIHIENNHAVLSLDTSGGSLHRRGYRTETGVSPMMETLAAAIIRLTEWQGEKPLYDPMCGSGTLLCEALMSYCRIPAGYLRKNFGFMFLPDFDKTVWETVREEAYHNFRQLPEGLIAGSDVSGRATKIAIENVNHISSGNRVTIKMLNFMKIDNLENRVIVCNPPYGIREGNPEEIAKLYTYLGDYLKQKCKGSTAYIYVGDKELLKFIGLKPTWKKPLVNGALDGRLAKYEMY
- a CDS encoding mechanosensitive ion channel protein MscS — its product is MNHLTGTIFDWLIPAVIVLFGFFIGVLVERIISNKLRKVIQRTKLNSYDIVNVSLNKIPTAMAGILGIYGALAYMPIKHEIFVIINKVLIVLIILIATVMISRLSTGFIQFYAHKHQFPSVSLFTNIAKITVIILGILIILQYSGISISPILTALGVGGLAVALALQDTLSNLFAGMHIIASRLVSPGDYVKLETGDEGIVKDINWRNTTIQSLASNMIIMPNVKISTSIITNYNKPEKELTVALPLSVDFKIVEKLVIQIARDILKEIPGGVTDAGPSLSLNSVNDGNINFNVFIKVKEFTAQFAIRNEFYLRIQQAFQENRIPGPMTQSGVLLKNAGGERE